In Gymnogyps californianus isolate 813 chromosome 1, ASM1813914v2, whole genome shotgun sequence, the following are encoded in one genomic region:
- the POU3F3 gene encoding POU domain, class 3, transcription factor 3 has translation MAAATSNPYLPGNGILAAGSIVHADSGGGGGGGGGGMQPGSVAVTSVAGGYRGDPAAKMVQSDFMPGAMAASNGGHMLSHAHQWVTALPHAAAAAAAAAAAAAEAGSPWSGSPVGMTGSPQQPPPPPDVKGSGGRDDLHSGAALHHRPPHLGPPHQGHPAAWGAAAAAHLPSMAGGQQQQQSLLYSQPGGFTVNGMLSPPPGGQSLVHPGLVRGETPELGEHPGHHHHHHHQHPGHHPPHHGGVNSHDPHSDEDTPTSDDLEQFAKQFKQRRIKLGFTQADVGLALGTLYGNVFSQTTICRFEALQLSFKNMCKLKPLLNKWLEEADSSTGSPTSIDKIAAQGRKRKKRTSIEVSVKGALESHFLKCPKPSAQEITNLADSLQLEKEVVRVWFCNRRQKEKRMTPPGIQQQTPDDVYSQVGTVNSDTPPPHHGLQTSVQ, from the coding sequence aTGGCCGCGGCCACCTCTAACCCCTACCTCCCCGGCAACGGCATCCTGGCGGCCGGCTCCATCGTCCACGCGGActcgggcggcggcggcggcggcggcggcggcggcatgCAGCCGGGCAGCGTGGCCGTCACCTCGGTGGCGGGCGGCTACCGCGGCGACCCGGCGGCCAAGATGGTCCAGAGCGACTTCATGCCGGGCGCCATGGCCGCCAGCAACGGCGGCCATATGCTGAGCCATGCCCACCAGTGGGTGACAGCCCTGCCccacgccgccgccgccgccgccgccgccgccgccgccgccgccgaagCGGGCTCGCCCTGGTCCGGCAGCCCCGTGGGCATGAcgggcagcccccagcagccgccgccgccgcccgacGTCAAGGGCAGCGGCGGGCGCGACGACCTGCACTCGGGCGCGGCGCTGCACCACCGGCCGCCCCACCTGGGCCCCCCGCACCAGGGGCACCCGGCGGCctggggggcggcggcggccgcccaCCTGCCCTCCATGGCCggcgggcagcagcagcagcagtcgCTCCTCTACTCGCAGCCCGGGGGCTTCACGGTGAACGGCATGCtgagccccccccccggcgggcAGAGCCTGGTGCACCCGGGGCTGGTGCGCGGCGAGACGCCGGAGCTGGGCGAGCACCCCgggcaccaccaccaccaccaccaccagcaccccgGGCACCACCCGCCGCACCACGGCGGCGTCAACAGCCACGACCCGCACTCGGACGAGGACACGCCGACCTCCGACGACCTGGAGCAGTTCGCCAAGCAGTTCAAGCAGCGGCGGATTAAGCTGGGCTTCACCCAGGCCGACGTGGGGCTGGCGCTGGGCACCCTCTACGGCAACGTCTTCTCGCAGACCACCATCTGCCGCTTCGAGgccctgcagctcagcttcAAGAACATGTGCAAGCTGAAGCCTTTGTTGAACAAGTGGCTGGAGGAAGCCGACTCCTCCACGGGCAGCCCCACCAGCATCGACAAGATCGCCGCCCagggcaggaagaggaagaagcgGACCTCCATCGAGGTGAGTGTCAAGGGGGCCTTGGAGAGCCACTTTCTGAAATGCCCCAAGCCCTCCGCCCAGGAGATTACGAACCTAGCGGAcagcctgcagctggagaaggaggtggtcagggtttggttttgcaatcggaggcagaaagagaaacgGATGACCCCCCCGGGGATCCAGCAGCAGACCCCCGACGATGTCTACTCCCAGGTCGGCACCGTCAACTCCGACACGCCGCCCCCTCACCACGGACTGCAGACCAGCGTGCAGTGA